The genomic segment CTGACGAAGAGCGACGCCGGTTGGCGAATCACCAAGCCGATCGACGTGGCAGCCGACGACACCGCGGCCAAAAATCTCGTCACCGCGATCGCCGAGTGCGAACTGAAGAAGGAACTCGAAAATCCCCAGACCGATCTCTCCGTCTACGCCCTCGACAAACCGTTCGTCACCGTCAAGGTCAAGCTGAAGGACAAGGACTTACCCGCCATTCTGGTCGGCAAGAACACTCCCGTCGGTTTTTTCACCTACATCAGCCGCGACGACGACAAGAAGGTTCTGTTGACCAGCTCCGCTTTCCGCTCGGGGATGGACAAGCAGGTCAAGGATCTCCGCGACAAGGCCATCCTCGCGTTCGCCGACGACGACGTGCGCAAAGTCTCGATCGTCAGCGAGCATCAGAATCTCCAACTCGCGAAGAAAGACGACACGTGGACGATCGAGCGGCCCGCCACCTACCCGGCTGATCCGGCGACGATCCGCACCTTGCTCTCGACGTTGAAGTCGATGCGCGCGGTCGATTTTCCGACCGAGAGCGCCGAGGATCTCGCGGCCTACGGCCTCGACACGCCGCGCCTGGTGGTCGCGCTCACGTTGGCGAAGAACGACAGCGAAATCGCCTTGCTCGTCGGCAAGGAGAACGACAAGAAGGAGATCTTCGTCAAGGCGAGCACGCGGCCGACGATCTACACCGTCAGCGAGTGGGTGTTCAAAGATCTCAACAAGGAGCTGAAGGACTTCCGCGACAAGACCGTACTCGCTTTCGACAAGGATGCCGTACGCGCCGTCGACATCAAGCGCGCTGACGGCGCCGTGATCAAGCTCGCGCGTGGCGACGACCAGAAGTGGCGAGTCGACGGTGCCGCTGACGCCAAGCCGTTGGAGACGGCGATCACGCAGTACCTCAGCGACCTACACGACCTGAAGGGTTTCGACATTGTAGCCGACAAGCCCGGTAATCGGGCCGACTTCGGGCTCGAACCACCGCTGCTCTCGATTGCGCTGCGCGGCGCCAACGATGCCGCGCTGGGCGGCGTCCTGATCGGCCGGCGCCAACCGGAACCGAACAAGTCCGAGTACACTGCGATGGCGCAGGGCACCGACACGGTCTTCTTGGTGCGCGACTACGTCTTCACGCGGCTCGACAAGCAGCAGAAAGACTTCATCGAGCAGCCGACACCGGTCACCTCGCCCTCACCCGCTCTCCAAACTCAAGAGCACGAAGAAGACGACGACGAAGGCGAACCGCCCGCCGCTGACGAACACTTCGGGGCTGAAGACTGAAGTCGTGAGTCGTGGCTCGTGACTCGTGAGTCTCACACGAGCAGCGGCTTCAGCGCAACCAGCAGCGCCTCGCATTCTTCATCCGTGCCGACCGTGATGCGTAGGGCATCGCGCAGGTCGGGGGTATCAAAGTAGCGCACCAGCACACCCTGCTCCTTCAGCGCGCGCTGGATGTCACCCATGTTGCGTCCCGGCCGCCGCGCCAGAATGAAATTGGCCTGACTCGGTAACACCTGCAGACCGAGCGCGCGCAGGCGCTCGCTCAGGGCCGCGCGAGTCGTGCGGATACGCGTGACGTTGCGCTGCATCCACGCGAGGTCTTCGAGCGCCGCCGTCGCGGCGACCAAACTCAACCGGCTCAGGTTGTACGAGTCCTTCACCTTGTTCAGCTCTTCAATGACCGCAGCGCTGCCGAACCCAAGCCCGATGCGCATGCCGGCCAGCGAGAACGACTTCGAGAACGTCCGCAGCACGACGACGTTCGGACAGCGTTGCACGAGTGGCAGCGCGGTGGCGTCGGCAAAGTCCACGTACGCTTCGTCCACCACCAACAAGCCGGACAACGCTCGCGCCAACTCTTCGATGACCGCCACCGGGGTCACGGTTCCCGACGGCGCGTTGGGATTGCAGACGAAGGTCACCCGGCCATCGAGCTGACGCAGCGCGGCGACGGGCAGCGTGAAGTCGGCGGGAAACGGCACGTGCGCCGCCTCGGCATCCTGAATGGCGACCAACGTGTCGTAGAGGCTATACGTCGGCATCGGGTACACGACGCGATCGCCGGCGCTGGCGCACGCGCGCACGATTAGCGCGAGCAAATCGTCCGAACCGTTGCCGGCGATGATCTGCTCCGGTGCGAAGCCATAGACCTCACCGGCCTTGCGGCGCAGTTCGGTGGCGACCGGGTCGGGGTAGAGCCGCAGATCGTCGATCACCGCGGCGCGCACCGCCTCGATCACACGCGGCGACGGCGGGTAGGGATTCTCGTTGGTGTTCAACTTCACGTAGCGGCGATCGCGCGGCTGCTCGCCCGGCACGTAGCCGTGCAGCGCGCGAATGCCGGGGCGAACGAACCGCTGGGCGTCTCCTCTCATGGCGGCTCTGTGTACCTATCTTTCCACGCGTCTGCCAGCGTCGCGATTCGACGAGCGGAAAAAGGACTTCACTACAGAGGCACCGAGTCACAGAGAAGGCCACCAAAATGCTCTGAACTAACCCCAATGTGACAACAGATCGGTGGGCAAATCTGGGAGGGCGAGCCTTCCGCCGAGCCGCTGGCGCGGCGATGGTGCGGCGGCTCGGCGGAAGCCTCGCCCTCCCAAAACCTCATTCTCGATGACGTTAGGAATGGCACATTGATGCGTTGCCTGAGCGCGCAACTGGTGCGAGCAAACGTGACCCTAGCGCAATGTTTTGTCACATCAGGCAACCGTTAGGATCGCCTCCCTCATCGACCCTCTCAGCGCCTCCGCGTCTCTGTGGTGATGCTTCTTCTCTCAGACCTGAAACTGTTCGTCGAACAGCGCCTGGTTGCGGCC from the Deltaproteobacteria bacterium genome contains:
- a CDS encoding DUF4340 domain-containing protein produces the protein MRFRTTLILLLVAAGLGAYVYFVEFEKAAQEAKKKTVFEFKADDATAVSLTYFDHAIELTKSDAGWRITKPIDVAADDTAAKNLVTAIAECELKKELENPQTDLSVYALDKPFVTVKVKLKDKDLPAILVGKNTPVGFFTYISRDDDKKVLLTSSAFRSGMDKQVKDLRDKAILAFADDDVRKVSIVSEHQNLQLAKKDDTWTIERPATYPADPATIRTLLSTLKSMRAVDFPTESAEDLAAYGLDTPRLVVALTLAKNDSEIALLVGKENDKKEIFVKASTRPTIYTVSEWVFKDLNKELKDFRDKTVLAFDKDAVRAVDIKRADGAVIKLARGDDQKWRVDGAADAKPLETAITQYLSDLHDLKGFDIVADKPGNRADFGLEPPLLSIALRGANDAALGGVLIGRRQPEPNKSEYTAMAQGTDTVFLVRDYVFTRLDKQQKDFIEQPTPVTSPSPALQTQEHEEDDDEGEPPAADEHFGAED
- a CDS encoding histidinol-phosphate transaminase; amino-acid sequence: MRGDAQRFVRPGIRALHGYVPGEQPRDRRYVKLNTNENPYPPSPRVIEAVRAAVIDDLRLYPDPVATELRRKAGEVYGFAPEQIIAGNGSDDLLALIVRACASAGDRVVYPMPTYSLYDTLVAIQDAEAAHVPFPADFTLPVAALRQLDGRVTFVCNPNAPSGTVTPVAVIEELARALSGLLVVDEAYVDFADATALPLVQRCPNVVVLRTFSKSFSLAGMRIGLGFGSAAVIEELNKVKDSYNLSRLSLVAATAALEDLAWMQRNVTRIRTTRAALSERLRALGLQVLPSQANFILARRPGRNMGDIQRALKEQGVLVRYFDTPDLRDALRITVGTDEECEALLVALKPLLV